Genomic segment of Cronobacter dublinensis subsp. dublinensis LMG 23823:
CGGCAAAGGGGCGGGTGGCGTTTTCAGATAAATCCCGCTTATCTTCTCGTACCGTTAATCTATTGATGAGATTAAGGAAAATCTATTCAGGCGCAGAGAAAATAAATAATCCGTTATGGAATGTAAAGCGGCAAATTGCATAACGATTAAAGGCCGCCACAAGAAGGGCGGCGAACGGGTAAAGTCTTAAGCGCTGATATATTCCGCCGGGGGATTATTAAGTAGCGCTAAAAAGTGATGCACCAGTCGGGGCTGTATCGCTTCCAGCTGCGCACCAGCAGAAAGGGCGCTAACCTGGGTCATTTCCATCCCCGCATACCCGCAAGGATTAATACGTAAAAACGGGCCTAAATCCATATTAATATTGAGTGCAAGGCCGTGAAAAGAGCAGCCTTTACGAATACGCAGCCCCAGTGAGCAGATTTTTTTGCCGTCCACATAAACGCCTGGCGCGTCCGGGCGAGGGTATGCGTCAATCGCAAATTCGGCAAGCGTATTCACCACGGTCTGTTCCAGCAGCGTCACCAGCTCGCGCACGCCGAGCTTGCGGCGTCTGAGATCCAGCAGCACATACATCACCTGCTGACCTGGCCCGTGGTACGTCACCTGGCCGCCGCGATCGCTCTGGATAACGGGAATGTCGCCAGGCATCAGCACATGTTCTGCCTTACCGGCCTGCCCCTGGGTAAATACGGGGGTATGTTCGACCAGCCAGATCTCATCCGGCGTAGTGTCTTCGCGTTCATCGGTAAACTGATGCATCGCCTGCGAGACGGGTTCATAAGGCTGAAGCCCCATCTGGCGAATGATGATTTTTTCCTGCAGCAAAACGGCGTCTCCGAAGAGAGAAGGTGCGGGGAGTATATCACGAAGAGAAGTTACCCGGACGCGGCCGGGTAACGGGGATCACAGCACCATACGCACGATTTCGATATTGCCGAGCTCTTCATAGAGCGTTTCCACCTGCTCGATATGCGTCGCATTGATGGTTATCGAAACGGAATGGTAGTTGCCTTTGCTGCTCGGTTTTACCTGCGGCGTGTAGTCGCCCGGTGCATGGCGCTGCACAACCTCGACGACCAGATCGACCAACTCAGGCTTCGCCAGGCCCATCACTTTGTAAGTAAAGGGGGTCGGGAACTCAAGCAGCTCGTTAAGTTTGGTTTTCATGTCAGCTCCAGCGTTACGTAAAAAATAATAACTCCCGCCGGGGCGGGAGTTGGATTGATGCTTAGTATATGGGGATGAAAGTCAGGCTTTCAAGTGGTCAGCAATTAACCAAACCAGTGGTGGAACATCAGTTTGATATAGTCGATGATGCGACCGAAGAAATTGCCTTCCTGAATCTCTTCCAGCACAACCAGCGGGCGCTGCTCGATGGTTTTGCCGTCCAGCTGGAAGTTAATCGTACCCACCACCTGGTTTTTCGCGAGCGGCGCGTGCAGCTCGGACGTGTTCAGCACGTAGCTCGCTTTAAGATCTTTCATGCGCCCGCGCGGGATGGTCAGATAGATGTCTTTATCGACGCCCAGTGACGCGCGGTCGTTGTCGCCAAACCAGGCAGGCTCAGAGGCGAACTCTTTGCCGGCTTTCAGCGGATTCACGGTTTCGAAGAAGCGGAAGCCCCAGGTCAGCAGTTTTTTGCTCTCGGCTTCACGGCCTTTGAAGGTGCGCCCGCCCATCACGGCGGAAATCAGGCGCATCTGGCCTTCAGTCGCAGAAGCGACCAGGTTATAA
This window contains:
- the lipB gene encoding lipoyl(octanoyl) transferase LipB, yielding MLQEKIIIRQMGLQPYEPVSQAMHQFTDEREDTTPDEIWLVEHTPVFTQGQAGKAEHVLMPGDIPVIQSDRGGQVTYHGPGQQVMYVLLDLRRRKLGVRELVTLLEQTVVNTLAEFAIDAYPRPDAPGVYVDGKKICSLGLRIRKGCSFHGLALNINMDLGPFLRINPCGYAGMEMTQVSALSAGAQLEAIQPRLVHHFLALLNNPPAEYISA
- the ybeD gene encoding DUF493 family protein YbeD encodes the protein MKTKLNELLEFPTPFTYKVMGLAKPELVDLVVEVVQRHAPGDYTPQVKPSSKGNYHSVSITINATHIEQVETLYEELGNIEIVRMVL